The following are encoded together in the Humulus lupulus chromosome 5, drHumLupu1.1, whole genome shotgun sequence genome:
- the LOC133780174 gene encoding uncharacterized protein LOC133780174, producing MGSTLFAYLMYNGVWEREGRDWVFNGAENLTFELEKDITYSQLVELLYSELEVDKVQYDLKLEVNYKYMKGLMYRPELIRNDKGVSLYLSMLLKKPDEFVPLFVTLVEKNIIVYRNPPPSTVKDTRSEVGTYVPETNPEVLVATAVPESNPFIPTVDHVAQMPFHDDFPDCPDPENDFEGNDDQETEVRSQALSLSPLSYQIPRQTTCRSRPRREDRQTPGTSSSRPDGTNDAREFSDPLSSSTYYSKFKAQMFTREDIEDNSHYISMGGTSGGEIHLGKFFRDKEHLKKVAGLFAMKKGFDFIVKKLESKTIYHVNW from the exons atgg ggtcaactttgttcgcgtacttaatgtataatggtgtttgggagcgtgaaggtagagattgggtttttaatggagccgaaaatttaacgttcgagttggagaaggacataacttactcacaacttgttgaacttctgtactcagagctggaggttgacaaagtgcagtatgacctgaaattagaagtgaattataagtacatgaaagggttaatgtatcggcctgaacttataaggaatgacaagggtgtaagcttatatttgtcaatgcttttgaagaagccagatgaatttgttcccctttttgtgactttggtggagaAGAATATCATTGTTTATCGTAATCCTCCACCAAGTACTGTTAAGGATACTCGTAGTGAGGTTGGGACTTATGTTCCAGAAACAAATCCGGAGGTGCTGGTAGCCACTGCTGTACCTGAATCAAACCCTTTCATACCAACAGTTGACCATGTAGCACAGATgccatttcatgatgattttcctgattgtcctgaccctgaaaatgattttgagggcaatgacgaccaagaaacagaggtccgttctcaagctttgagcctgagtccactgtcgtaccaaataccgaggcaaacaacatgtagaagtagaccccgtagagaagatcgccaaacacctggtactagtagtagtcgtccagacggaacaaatgatgctagagaatttagtgatccactctcttcttcgacatattatagtaaattcaaagctcagatgtttacaagagaagacattgaggataatagtcactatatatctatgggtggcacatcgggcggggagattcatttaggaaagtttttcagagacaaggaacatttaaaaaaggttgctggcttgtttgcaatgaagaagggattcgactttatagttaagaa